One Mytilus trossulus isolate FHL-02 chromosome 5, PNRI_Mtr1.1.1.hap1, whole genome shotgun sequence DNA segment encodes these proteins:
- the LOC134717467 gene encoding probable serine/threonine-protein kinase roco6: MDTIHCYGSINDKTEAVLLEGAHNLLDPPVIAIGTHKDKFQDEEQCRKRLESYTDKIFKDSKRHLRSIHLISNTEDEEDAFGKLRNNIFATAKSSANWNREYPVKFIQMEKAINSELTIGKQIISFERVKELGEKIPLPITDDKELHLFLRYQHEIGNMIFFEDIPSYIILDPQWLANAFTCIVTAQQFQLELPHLQ; encoded by the exons ATGGATACAATACATTGTTATGGAAGCATAAATGACAAAACTGAAGCTGTATTGCTCGAAGGAGCTCACAACCTTCTAGATCCACCAGTTATTGCAATTGGTACACACAAGGACAAATTTCAG GACGAAGAACAATGCAGAAAACGTCTCGAATCCTAcactgataaaatatttaaagattccAAGCGTCACCTCAGATCAATTCACCTGATATCCAACACAGAGGATGAAGAAGATGCTTTTGGAAAATtgagaaataatatatttgcCACAGCAAAGAGTAGCGCAAATTGGAATCGAGAATAccctgttaaatttattcagatggaAAAAGCCATCAACTCTGAACTAACGATcggaaaacaaataatttcttttgaaaGAGTAAAAGAACTAGGTGAGAAAATACCACTTCCGATAACTGATGACAAGGAGCTTCATCTCTTTCTCAGGTATCAACATGAAATTGGTAACATGATATTTTTTGAAGACATTCCGTCATACATCATACTTGATCCCCAATGGTTAGCAAATGCCTTTACATGCATTGTTACAGCCCAGCAGTTTCAACTGGAATTACCACACTTACAATAG
- the LOC134718304 gene encoding ankyrin repeat and sterile alpha motif domain-containing protein 1B-like, giving the protein MASWDETSEKSLWTMNCLVEVPAIMTVQVGQFKKEENVKALFCLQKLLTAAEEGNIKEVELCIKNRTNLECRDGDYGLTPLMLAAEGGHLEVMTYLVTHRSQLETTDKRGKTPLMWAAWGGNLEVVTYLVTHGSQLGTTDWFGQTALHLAAEFGQIDITKCLIDQGCSPWVKSLEGKTPYDLVTISTYCSKKKKKKVMDFLKTVMSKTSPEVTPDTHLQEPAAPVVEDSKIPEQIKNMDHESIDIYLNALESGSERRRDINLIIVGKKSVGKTSLVRRLFGEELQSVKSTNGIEIHRRRCRINLSNCEWNKVLDTGLVKEASINNRILQSIVKELHQNKEKPKHDILEISSSDQISTDDNKGKFTKNIEHDEESQPKMNYQFAYPEITESPLSKLAKDELLSIIGSAVDLQDEDDYANLTVWDFAGDIEYYNTHQTFLNSEAIFLVVANLHDIDDTVSYGL; this is encoded by the exons ACGTCTGAGAAGAGTTTATGGACCATGAACTGCTTGGTTGAAGTCCCTGCTATCATGACAGTTCAGGTGGGGCAGTTCAAAAAAG AGGAAAATGTAAAAGCTTTGTTTTGCTTACAGAAACTTCTTACAGCTGCAGAGGAGGGGAATATAAAAGAGGTAGAATTATGTATAAAGAACAGAACTAACTTGGAATGTAGAGATGGTGAT tATGGATTGACACCATTAATGTTGGCAGCTGAGGGAGGACACCTGGAGGTGATGACTTACCTGGTCACTCACCGCAGTCAGTTAGAGACTACAGACAAg aGAGGAAAGACACCATTAATGTGGGCGGCTTGGGGAGGAAACCTGGAGGTCGTGACTTACCTAGTCACTCACGGCAGTCAGTTAGGCACTACAGACTGg ttTGGACAAACAGCTTTACATCTTGCTGCTGAGTTTGGACAGattgatataacaaaatgtttaatagaTCAAGGATGCAGTCCTTGGGTGAAATCATTGGAG GGTAAGACTCCTTATGATCTGGTAACAATATCAACGTATTGTTctaaaaagaagaagaaaaaagtgaTGGACTTCCTTAAG ACTGTCATGTCAAAGACATCCCCAGAAGTAACTCCTGACACCCATTTACAGGAACCTGCAGCACCAGTAGTTGAAG aCAGCAAAATAccagaacaaataaaaaatatggatCATGAGTCGATTGACATTTATCTGAACGCCCTTGAATCAGGTTCAGAACGAAGACGggatataaatttaataattgttGGAAAGAAATCTGTTGGAAAGACTTCCTTAGTACGAAGATTGTTTGGGGAGGAGTTACAAAGCGTAAAAAGCACAAATGGTATAGAAATTCATCGGCGGAGATGTCGAATAAATCTAAGTAACTGTGAATGGAATAAAGTGTTAG atacaGGATTAGTGAAAGAAGCAAGTATCAACAATAGAATATTGCAGTCAATTGTCAAAGAGTTgcatcaaaataaagaaaaaccaaaGCATGACATATTGGAGATATCTTCATCAGATCAGATATCAACGGATGATAATAAGGGcaaattcacaaaaaatattgaacatgaCGAAGAATCTCAACCCAAAATGAATTATCAGTTTGCTTATCCGGAGATTACAGAATCGCCGTTGTCTAAACTGGCAAAGGATGAGCTGTTAAGTATAATCGGATCTGCTGTAGACTTACAAGACGAAGACGACTATGCAAATTTAACAGTGTGGGATTTTGCTGGTGACATTGAGTATTACAACACACATCAAACGTTTTTGAATTCAGAAGCAATTTTTCTTGTCGTAGCAAATTTACATGACATAGATGACACAGTATCCTACGGTTTGTAA